From Coregonus clupeaformis isolate EN_2021a unplaced genomic scaffold, ASM2061545v1 scaf0100, whole genome shotgun sequence:
TATAATAGTCCATTTTGTTTGTGTAGATCATtaactattttattttatactttgCTTTGTTTTTTCCCATTGTCCTAGTAGACCCAAACGCTCCCAATGTCCAGGTGACACGCTTGACCCTGATGTGTGAGACGGCGCCACTGCCCCTGACCCTTGACCTACAGGGTGAGTAGAGCAGCAGAGTGGCTGTAGTATGAGTGGTATTTGGAGGGAGTGTTTCTGAATACACTGAGGTGCACTTTTTGAGGAAAGGCTGGCCATATTGAAAGACTTCTAATGTGTTTTAGTGTGAAAAGAAGCCTTTGTAGTGAGTACATGTAATATTTTCCATATGAATGTTTGAGTGGAACTAAAGCTTACCATTGGGGAGACGAGACATTGCCTCATAGCAGCCGCAACACCTGGCCAGCTATGGTTTACAAACATACGTTTTCCAGTCAACATATTAGGCAAATTCCATGTGCCATTTGAAATGGATTGGTTCATTATTTGAGTTAATGAGGCATTTATTCTGCTGGTTTGAGACACTTCTGTCCTCATATGGCCTGTAGAGCCAACTACAGGGAAGAAACCAAGGCCATAGAGCTGAAGTCACATACAGGGAAGCGCCATCTAGTGGACACTAATAGCAGGCTACAGCCCTGTTGGAATACTTGCCTTTGTGCCTTGCATTTTTAAAGACGCTGAATCACTGATCTGATGCCTTTCACCTATCCAGTCTAACACGATTACTTCCAGGGAAGAACTTTGCACATTGCACGTATTGGAACAGGGTTATAGACTCCTCTCCTGCATTCACTCTGCCTGAGGGTCTCTGACGTTCTCTTTCTGTGGTCTGGCTGCCTctttccctctgctcaacccccTCAGGAGACCTGGAATCCTTTAAGAAACAGTCCTTTGTCCTGAAGGAAGGCGTGGAGTACAGGATAAAGATCAGCTTCAAGGTAAATGAATGAGCCTGGCCTTTTTCACCAACgtgttgtctgtctgtttatCCAATCAAACTAACATGACCAGTGTCAGCCTGGCCACTAACAAGCTATTTTGGACATTGAAATTCAATTGTAAGCAGAATACACACCATGTCCTATCATGAAAGGGCTGCTGTCTTATCCGAAGGGTGGATGTGGAAAGAGGATGTGACCTCATCACTGActgttgtctctgtctgcagGTCAACAAGGAGATTGTGTCGGGACTGAAGTATGCCCAGCAGACCTACAGGAAAGGAGTCAAGGGTAAGTTCTGCCGTTTCATTGTCTTGCTCTGTCTACTGTGAGGATTTGAGAAGCCCGGATAAGGTTAAGCAATATAGTGTACCTTCCATCTAGAGGACAACGTGGGGATATGACCATGTTGCTTATACTTTATCCAATTATCTCATATCTATAACAAGTGCATTGGAGACAGGGGTTAGGGGTGTATCTGGGATTGGATGTTGGAGTGGCCTGGTCAACTCAGGTGACTGTATTCACTCATGCACACAGTAATTAGGTGAAGTTAGATGACGCAGAAAGGTGGCCTGTTTTTATCAACAGAGGCAACTTTGAAAAATACATCTAAGCCCCTCTCGTTCCTTTCTCCCtcatttctcttctctctctctctctcattcatctctctgtGTAGTTGACAAGTCAGACTACATGGTGGGGAGCTACGGGCCGCGGCCGGCAGAGTATGAGTTCCTGACCCCTCTGGAGGAGGCCCCTAAAGGCATGCTGGCCCGCGGCACCTACAACATCAAGTCCAAGTTCACTGATGATGATAAGCACGACCACCTCTCCTGGGAGTGGAACCTCAACATCAAGAAAGAGTGGAAAGACTGAGTCCCCGTCAACTTCATTCTTCCCCATCCCCTCTTCTGTTCATCCCTCAGTCTTATTCCCCCACCATTATTTTGAATTAATAATTGTGATAAGTAATTAAGGCAAATTGCTCTCGTCCACCCCAATCCCTGCTGTAGTTTAATTCCAATCACTTTGTCATGCCATTCCCCCCACACGCACTCCTTGTGATGCTGAGTATTGAATATGTGGAGAAAGCAAACCATGTGCACAATCATGAATTTGTGTTTGTTAGTTTgtatataaatattttttttaaataatgaaaAGAACGATAGATTGATCTGTTAATGCTCTTCATATGGATGTCATTGGTAATCAGCTGtgtgaattcctcaacccttccCCCTTCATCCCGTCTTCTGTCTTACATTCCTTTTTACCCCCCTTCCTTCCGATTGTTTTATACGACCATGATCTGCCTTGTAATGCATTTTAAAGGGGGTGTTGCTGTGTGTTAAAGGCTGTTGTAGGCCCATACTGTACTCTTTGTTGATGTTGCCCTCTGTCAGTGGAAAGCCTTTGAGCAGATTATATGTACCAGAGTCCACACAATTTTGTTTATTCTGGAACTGGTGTGAATGCCTAATGGTTAAGAGGCGGCATCAACAGCACTTACCGCCAGTCCACCAGAGGCACTGTGACCCCCTGCTGAAGGTGCAAGTGTGCCTCTCCCTGATCAGGGTTTTGACCTCCCTACCTAGTTCATTCAGCAGCCATGTGGCCTTAAAGAGGATTCCTGTAGAACTAACGATGAAGGAAATGATCACTAAGAGCCATTTGCCTTTAGAACAGAACTGTCAGATTCTTACGAGAACCTCCAACAGGGTTTGAGTAAAAGAGTATTAGGCTAAATGTGCAGGTGCTAACATGATCAGACAGACCATTGAGATGATTGTACCTTCTTTCCAGATTAGCCAGTAGAAGTAGACCATGAAAGTGAACAGCGGCCATCTCTGCTCCCTTCCCTCCTCACCATGTCAGGTGGTCTCAATGTGGACCACCTTCAGTGCCGTTTGCTGACATGAATGTGTTTGATATAAAGAACCTGGTTTTGTTAAGGAGCACATTTTTTCTTAGTTGTCATCAAATGCCCTCTAAGCAGACCTCGAGGCCTTCCAGTCACTAACTCCATTACTGTAGTGTCTCATATGGGGCCTTGTGGGCAGAGAGGAATGTCACACAAGGGTTGTTAATCCGCTCACCTCAAGTATGAATCGACTCCAGGATTACCAAAACTGGCTGTGCCTCTAGCCTTTACAACCACAAGCTGCTCTCTGCTAAGGTCTGTTGACTTTCAGAATGGGTGCTCAACATCAAATAGTTGAACTTTGACCCTGTGTATAGACTCCTGGACCTGATGTTTTAGGTCAGGTCTAACTTGTACACAGACCCAGAGTTTCAAGTAGAACGAGAACGGCCAAGACCTTTTACTACTACTACATAACCTTGTTATTTTTGTACACTCCATTTTTCAACGTCATAACCTGTGATGTAGGGCTTTGTTTGGTTTCACTGGTTCAGTATGCTTCATTGGATCATTTTCAGTATGGTTTTGATTCTTTGTAACTACTCCTCTATGCCACCTGGAGATTACTGTTCACCTGTGTCACATTAAAGTATTCAGACTGGAGGTCATGGTCTTTTTTTAATCAGTGAAGACATGTTACTTTTTACACTGTTCTTCTGTTAAGTACAACGTTCTGTAAACCATCTTTACCCATCTATCATACATGCTCCATCTAACACACACGCAACCTTTCTCATTGAACAGAACAATGTTGAGAACATTGATGGTCGTCTACCAATGCATAGAAGACCATATCACATGAAGTTTGTACACAAGAGAATGAGGAAAATATTAAAATGAAAAACCAAAGTACTGATAAGGGGCTCTAGCTGCCATCTCTTATGTAAGATGTGTACTTGAAATAAGCAGTCCAGAAAACAAGGAGCCATGGAGATGTACCCATGGTCTGAGTCAGTGCTTCCAGAGAAAATAAATACATAGTTACAGTAGTTTAGTCATGTGTGGTTGAGAGTTCAATTCCTACGCAGTGCATCATCAGGAGGTCCTCAGTTCTCTAGCTGGGACAACCTAACTCCATTTTGGCAACATTTTCATAGCCATCTTGAGAATCCTTTTACAGAGGTAAATTCACCAATACACTGATATAGTTTTACAGTTAACATACAGTATTTATTTTAGAACAAGTTATTACTTCCTTGAGTACCATGGGCTCTCTCAATTAAAGTCTACTAGTTTCACCTGATTTCAAAACCAATTTATGTTGGATTGATGCATGCATCAAGCCTAAGATGTTAAGGCAAAAGTGTTATTCATTGTGAACATCAGGAATATTTaactataaaaaaaataattgaaaACACATTTTATGAATAGCTCTGCACGTTATTCGTCAGTCATCATTGGCAAAACCATTAAAATAGCAATTATTTATACATTTTAAATATAATTAGTGCAGTCTCAGTTATACATGGTCAGTCATTTAAACATTGTACTGGATTGTCTTGACCAAAGACGGGTCAAACAGATTTTAGTGCACGACTAGGTTGTCATAAATGACATTAAGTTAGATCAAGAAACAAGGCAATTCATCTACCCAGATGATGAATGTTGTCAGAGATTTACAATTCATTCATTCACATTGGGATGGGTGAAATTTGGCA
This genomic window contains:
- the LOC121551093 gene encoding rho GDP-dissociation inhibitor 1-like isoform X2; translation: MAEQDPTPEQLAAIAAANEEAEGGVNYKPPAQKSLQEIQELDKDDESLRKYKEALLGNAAAAADPNAPNVQVTRLTLMCETAPLPLTLDLQGDLESFKKQSFVLKEGVEYRIKISFKVNKEIVSGLKYAQQTYRKGVKVDKSDYMVGSYGPRPAEYEFLTPLEEAPKGMLARGTYNIKSKFTDDDKHDHLSWEWNLNIKKEWKD
- the LOC121551093 gene encoding rho GDP-dissociation inhibitor 1-like isoform X1, translated to MAEQDPTPEQLAAIAAANEEAEGGVNYKPPAQKSLQEIQELDKDDESLRKYKEALLGNAAAAAVDPNAPNVQVTRLTLMCETAPLPLTLDLQGDLESFKKQSFVLKEGVEYRIKISFKVNKEIVSGLKYAQQTYRKGVKVDKSDYMVGSYGPRPAEYEFLTPLEEAPKGMLARGTYNIKSKFTDDDKHDHLSWEWNLNIKKEWKD